The Pyrus communis chromosome 2, drPyrComm1.1, whole genome shotgun sequence genome includes a window with the following:
- the LOC137726668 gene encoding uncharacterized protein isoform X2, with protein sequence MEKFQKVEKPRPEVPINENEIRITTQGSIRNYISYATTLLQDKRGKEIVLKAMGQAINKTVAIAEIIKKRISWLHQDTAISSVSITDVFEPMEEGLLPVETTRHVSMISITLSTKELNTNSPGYQAPYAADQSKPQLSYQQQQQPKQARVPYNAVNEDSYGRGRGRGRGRGRGRNWGRGGGYDNYQGGYGNYQGGNHQGGYGNYQGGYRNYQDNDGYSNRGQGGGRGRGWGNRGAGYERNAGGHERNGGGYERNGGDYERGAGGYERGSGGGYERGGAGGGYERGGSGGGYERGGAGGGYERGGDRGGAGGGYERGGDRGGAGGGYEGGGERGGAGGGYERGGERGGAGGGYEIDAAGGGYERGDAGGYQRRGAGRYERRGAGGYERGGARGYERGGARGYERGGAGGYERGAGGGYERGAGGYERGGRGGGGRGYNRGKGRTGERTRGGGTGNQA encoded by the exons GATAAGCGCGGAAAAGAAATTGTCTTGAAGGCAATGGGACAGGCAATTAACAAGACAGTTGCAATTGCTGAAATTATAAAG AAGAGAATTTCCTGGTTGCATCAGGATACCGCCATCAGCTCTGTAAGCATAACTGATGTGTTTGAACCGATGGAAGAAGGTCTTCTCCC TGTGGAAACGACTCGTCATGTCTCAATGATTTCAATCACATTATCAACAAAGGAGCTAAACACAAACTCTCCTGG GTATCAAGCCCCATATGCTGCGGATCAATCAAAGCCACAGCTGAGTTAccaacagcagcagcaaccaAAGCAAGCACGTGTTCCTTACAATGCTGTTAATGAAG ATTCATATGGCCGGGGACGGGGACGGGGACGTGGTAGAGGAAGAGGCCGGAATTGGGGCAGGGGAGGAGGTTATGACAATTATCAAGGCGGATATGGGAACTATCAAGGTGGAAACCATCAAGGTGGATATGGGAACTATCAAGGTGGCTATAGAAACTATCAAG ATAATGATGGCTATTCAAATCGGGGACAAGGTGGTGGACGTGGTAGAGGTTGGGGTAACCGTG GTGCTGGTTATGAAAGGAATGCTGGTGGCCATGAAAGGAATGGTGGTGGCTATGAAAGGAATGGTGGTGACTATGAAAGGGGTGCTGGTGGCTATGAAAGGGGTTCTGGTGGAGGTTACGAAAGAGGTGGTGCTGGTGGAGGTTACGAAAGGGGTGGTTCTGGTGGGGGTTACGAAAGGGGTGGTGCTGGTGGGGGTTATGAAAGAGGTGGTGATAGGGGTGGTGCTGGTGGGGGTTATGAAAGAGGTGGTGATAGGGGTGGTGCTGGTGGGGGTTATGAAGGAGGTGGTGAAAGAGGTGGTGCTGGTGGGGGTTATGAAAGAGGTGGTGAAAGAGGTGGTGCTGGTGGGGGTTATGAGATAGACGCTGCTGGTGGAGGTTATGAGAGAGGCGATGCTGGCGGGTATCAGAGACGTGGTGCTGGTAGGTATGAGAGGCGCGGTGCTGGTGGGTATGAGAGAGGCGGTGCTCGCGGGTATGAGAGAGGCGGTGCTCGCGGGTATGAGAGAGGCGGTGCTGGTGGATACGAGCGAGGTGCTGGTGGTGGATACGAGAGAGGTGCTGGTGGATATGAACGAGGTGGCAGAGGTGGAGGGGGCAGAGGGTACAACCGGGGAAAAGGACGGACAGGTGAGCGCACAAGGGGTGGTGGAACTGGAAACCAAGCATAA
- the LOC137726668 gene encoding uncharacterized protein isoform X1 produces the protein MEKFQKVEKPRPEVPINENEIRITTQGSIRNYISYATTLLQDKRGKEIVLKAMGQAINKTVAIAEIIKKRISWLHQDTAISSVSITDVFEPMEEGLLPVETTRHVSMISITLSTKELNTNSPGYQAPYAADQSKPQLSYQQQQQPKQARVPYNAVNEGDDSYGRGRGRGRGRGRGRNWGRGGGYDNYQGGYGNYQGGNHQGGYGNYQGGYRNYQDNDGYSNRGQGGGRGRGWGNRGAGYERNAGGHERNGGGYERNGGDYERGAGGYERGSGGGYERGGAGGGYERGGSGGGYERGGAGGGYERGGDRGGAGGGYERGGDRGGAGGGYEGGGERGGAGGGYERGGERGGAGGGYEIDAAGGGYERGDAGGYQRRGAGRYERRGAGGYERGGARGYERGGARGYERGGAGGYERGAGGGYERGAGGYERGGRGGGGRGYNRGKGRTGERTRGGGTGNQA, from the exons GATAAGCGCGGAAAAGAAATTGTCTTGAAGGCAATGGGACAGGCAATTAACAAGACAGTTGCAATTGCTGAAATTATAAAG AAGAGAATTTCCTGGTTGCATCAGGATACCGCCATCAGCTCTGTAAGCATAACTGATGTGTTTGAACCGATGGAAGAAGGTCTTCTCCC TGTGGAAACGACTCGTCATGTCTCAATGATTTCAATCACATTATCAACAAAGGAGCTAAACACAAACTCTCCTGG GTATCAAGCCCCATATGCTGCGGATCAATCAAAGCCACAGCTGAGTTAccaacagcagcagcaaccaAAGCAAGCACGTGTTCCTTACAATGCTGTTAATGAAGGTGATG ATTCATATGGCCGGGGACGGGGACGGGGACGTGGTAGAGGAAGAGGCCGGAATTGGGGCAGGGGAGGAGGTTATGACAATTATCAAGGCGGATATGGGAACTATCAAGGTGGAAACCATCAAGGTGGATATGGGAACTATCAAGGTGGCTATAGAAACTATCAAG ATAATGATGGCTATTCAAATCGGGGACAAGGTGGTGGACGTGGTAGAGGTTGGGGTAACCGTG GTGCTGGTTATGAAAGGAATGCTGGTGGCCATGAAAGGAATGGTGGTGGCTATGAAAGGAATGGTGGTGACTATGAAAGGGGTGCTGGTGGCTATGAAAGGGGTTCTGGTGGAGGTTACGAAAGAGGTGGTGCTGGTGGAGGTTACGAAAGGGGTGGTTCTGGTGGGGGTTACGAAAGGGGTGGTGCTGGTGGGGGTTATGAAAGAGGTGGTGATAGGGGTGGTGCTGGTGGGGGTTATGAAAGAGGTGGTGATAGGGGTGGTGCTGGTGGGGGTTATGAAGGAGGTGGTGAAAGAGGTGGTGCTGGTGGGGGTTATGAAAGAGGTGGTGAAAGAGGTGGTGCTGGTGGGGGTTATGAGATAGACGCTGCTGGTGGAGGTTATGAGAGAGGCGATGCTGGCGGGTATCAGAGACGTGGTGCTGGTAGGTATGAGAGGCGCGGTGCTGGTGGGTATGAGAGAGGCGGTGCTCGCGGGTATGAGAGAGGCGGTGCTCGCGGGTATGAGAGAGGCGGTGCTGGTGGATACGAGCGAGGTGCTGGTGGTGGATACGAGAGAGGTGCTGGTGGATATGAACGAGGTGGCAGAGGTGGAGGGGGCAGAGGGTACAACCGGGGAAAAGGACGGACAGGTGAGCGCACAAGGGGTGGTGGAACTGGAAACCAAGCATAA